One genomic window of Haliotis asinina isolate JCU_RB_2024 chromosome 4, JCU_Hal_asi_v2, whole genome shotgun sequence includes the following:
- the LOC137282168 gene encoding uncharacterized protein, producing the protein MLSHDKHYYTSQHLTTVSSDMHIVLTYHYTSQHLTTVSSDMHIALTYHYTSQHLTTVSSDIHIALTYHYTSQHLTTVSSDMHIALTYHYTSQHLTTVSSDIHIALTYHYTSQHLTTVSSDIHIALTYHYTSQHLTTVSSDMHIALTYHYTSQHLTTVSSDIHIALTYHYTSQHLTTVSSDIQIALTYHYTSQHLTTVSSDMHIALTYHYTSQHLTTVSSDIHIALTYHYTSQHLTTVSSDMHIALTYHYTSQHLTTVSSDIHIALTYHYTSQHLTTVSSDIQIALTYHYTSQHLTTVSSDIHIALTYHYTSQHLTTVSSDIQIALTYHYTSQHLTTVSSDIHIALTYYYTSQQLTTVSSDIQIALTYHYTSQHLTTVSSDIQIALTYHYTSQHLTTVSSDIHIALTYHYTSQHLTTVSSDTQIALTYHYTCLLIKVRWRK; encoded by the coding sequence ATGTTGTCCCATGACAAGCACTACTACACGTCGCAACACCTCACCACAGTATCATCTGACATGCACATTGTTCTGACGTACCACTACACGTCGCAACACCTCACCACAGTATCATCTGACATGCACATTGCTCTGACTTACCACTACACGTCGCAACACCTCACCACAGTATCATCTGACATCCACATTGCTCTGACTTACCACTACACGTCGCAACACCTCACCACAGTATCATCTGACATGCACATTGCTCTGACTTACCACTACACGTCGCAACACCTCACCACAGTATCATCTGACATCCACATTGCTCTGACGTACCACTACACGTCGCAACACCTCACCACAGTATCATCTGACATCCACATTGCTCTGACTTACCACTACACGTCGCAACACCTCACCACAGTATCATCTGACATGCACATTGCTCTGACTTACCACTACACGTCGCAACACCTCACCACAGTATCATCTGACATCCACATTGCTCTGACGTACCACTACACGTCGCAACACCTCACCACAGTATCATCTGACATCCAGATTGCTCTGACTTACCACTACACGTCGCAACACCTCACCACAGTATCATCTGACATGCACATTGCTCTGACTTACCACTACACGTCGCAACACCTCACCACAGTATCATCTGACATCCACATTGCTCTGACTTACCACTACACGTCGCAACACCTCACCACAGTATCATCTGACATGCACATTGCTCTGACTTACCACTACACGTCGCAACACCTCACCACAGTATCATCTGACATCCACATTGCTCTGACGTACCACTACACGTCGCAACACCTCACCACAGTATCATCTGACATCCAGATTGCTCTGACTTACCACTACACGTCGCAACACCTCACCACAGTATCATCTGACATCCACATTGCTCTGACTTACCACTACACGTCGCAACACCTCACCACAGTATCATCTGACATCCAGATTGCCCTGACTTACCACTACACGTCGCAACACCTCACCACAGTATCATCTGACATCCACATTGCTCTGACTTACTACTACACGTCGCAACAACTCACCACAGTATCATCTGACATCCAGATTGCCCTGACTTACCACTACACGTCGCAACACCTCACCACAGTATCATCTGACATCCAGATTGCCCTGACTTACCACTACACGTCGCAACACCTCACCACAGTATCATCTGACATCCACATTGCCCTGACTTACCACTACACGTCGCAACACCTCACCACAGTATCATCTGACACCCAGATTGCTCTGACTTACCACTACACGTGTCTTCTAATCAAAGTCCGATGGAGGAAGTGA
- the LOC137282170 gene encoding uncharacterized protein yields MLSHDKHYYTSQHLTTVSSDMHIVLTYHYTSQHLTTVSSDMHIALTYHYTSQHLTTVSSDIHIALTYHYTSQHLTTVSSDMHIALTYHYTSQHLTTVSSDIHIALTYHYTSQHLTTVSSDIQIALTYHYTSQHLTTVSSDIHIALTYHYTSQHLTTVSSDIQIALTYHYTSQHLTTVSSDIHIALTYYYTSQQLTTVSSDIQIALTYHYTSQHLTTVSSDIQIALTYHYTSQHLTTVSSDIHIALTYHYTSQHLTTVSSDTQIALTYHYTCLLIKVRWRK; encoded by the coding sequence ATGTTGTCCCATGACAAGCACTACTACACGTCGCAACACCTCACCACAGTATCATCTGACATGCACATTGTTCTGACGTACCACTACACGTCGCAACACCTCACCACAGTATCATCTGACATGCACATTGCTCTGACTTACCACTACACGTCGCAACACCTCACCACAGTATCATCTGACATCCACATTGCTCTGACTTACCACTACACGTCGCAACACCTCACCACAGTATCATCTGACATGCACATTGCTCTGACTTACCACTACACGTCGCAACACCTCACCACAGTATCATCTGACATCCACATTGCTCTGACGTACCACTACACGTCGCAACACCTCACCACAGTATCATCTGACATCCAGATTGCTCTGACTTACCACTACACGTCGCAACACCTCACCACAGTATCATCTGACATCCACATTGCTCTGACTTACCACTACACGTCGCAACACCTCACCACAGTATCATCTGACATCCAGATTGCCCTGACTTACCACTACACGTCGCAACACCTCACCACAGTATCATCTGACATCCACATTGCTCTGACTTACTACTACACGTCGCAACAACTCACCACAGTATCATCTGACATCCAGATTGCCCTGACTTACCACTACACGTCGCAACACCTCACCACAGTATCATCTGACATCCAGATTGCCCTGACTTACCACTACACGTCGCAACACCTCACCACAGTATCATCTGACATCCACATTGCCCTGACTTACCACTACACGTCGCAACACCTCACCACAGTATCATCTGACACCCAGATTGCTCTGACTTACCACTACACGTGTCTTCTAATCAAAGTCCGATGGAGGAAGTGA